A single Penaeus chinensis breed Huanghai No. 1 chromosome 42, ASM1920278v2, whole genome shotgun sequence DNA region contains:
- the LOC125047939 gene encoding uncharacterized protein LOC125047939, whose translation METEKLHQIGRDIGLTGADLAQFIKEGIQYEREKETAAREERKEERAWKQAELKAQEAKVQAEVRREEIKLRQMELKKESVEEKSSESEHNVKVRYPKLPVFNEKADDIDAYLQRFERFATSAGWPEDIWAISLASLLQGRALDIYHQLSQTDAGNYSELKSALLRGFDCTVEGFRVKFRSCRFSRGETAKQLIARMTKLCERWIEMENCSASYNSLKDVMIREQFISSCDRNLKLFLKERSLATLQDLEESADRYIEAHGHFSLRTPQQAPVSSQSSAQQFGQVNEGNDRSFRKTQSSTLPQVKCYICQKGGHKAWDCYFRPNANKSRSASTSATSGVMRKEAAAATSQGAQRIAEPPRDDAAQIVQVDPVQMIDDHGWIKVNEKGFRVACGGSGKTGNSKLITKPGEVEGHKVTVMRDNGCTTVLVKRSLVPNYKLTGKNCVVKMANSDVFCYPEAEITVQSPFYTGITKAVCVPNPIYDLVIGNIPGVRAGKDGDGKHTCGVMTRNRQAPERKPPQLKVLAVSNMLNMTIKQAQQEDKTLDGVRKYAEESKECYRRKNKEFSKYILKRGVLYRQVKIGNLEREQLLVPSQCRSAVLDLAHSSIMGGHLATGKTKDRVMEKFFWPGITKDIERYCRSCDVCQRTVDKGKVRRAKLGKMPIIGEPFSRLAVDIVGPIDPRSSDGSRYILTVVDFATRYPEAVALQNIDTISVAEALRSSTGKHKVFAI comes from the exons ATGGAGACCGAGAAGCTGCATCAGATTGGGAGAGACATCGGCTTAACCGGAGCTGACCTTGCCCAATTTATTAAGGAGGGAATTCAGTACGAGCGGGAGAAAGAAACTGCCgctcgagaggagagaaaggaagaaagagcatgGAAGCAAGCAGAACTGAAGGCGCAAGAAGCAAAGGTGCAAGCAGAGgtcagaagagaagagataaagctcCGTCAGATGGAGCTGAAGAAGGAATCGGTCGAAGAGAAATCGTCGGAGAGCGAGCACAATGTCAAGGTAAGGTATCCTAAGTTACCGGTTTTTAATGAGAAGGCAGATGACATTGATGCATATCTCCAAAGATTTGAGCGGTTTGCCACTAGTGCGGGCTGGCCGGAGGATATTTGGGCGATAAGCTTAGCCTCGTTGCTCCAGGGACGAGCCCTAGATATCTACCATCAACTATCGCAGACTGATGCAGGGAATTACAGTGAGCTGAAATCGGCTTTATTAAGAGGTTTTGACTGTACTGTAGAAGGATTCAGAGTTAAGTTTAGAAGCTGTAGATTTTCTCGTGGTGAAACGGCCAAACAGTTAATTGCCAGGATGACGAAATTGTGTGAACGGTGGATAGAAATGGAAAACTGTAGCGCTAGCTATAATTCTTTGAAAGACGTAATGATAAGGGAACAATTTATCTCTTCCTGTGATCGTAATTTAAAACTATTTCTTAAGGAACGCTCACTGGCGACTTTGcaggatcttgaagaaagtgcagATCGGTATATCGAGGCCCACGGTCATTTTAGCCTTAGAACCCCCCAACAAGCACCTGTGTCAAGTCAATCGTCGGCGCAGCAGTTCGGGCAGGTAAATGAGGGCAATGACAGGAGCTTCAGAAAGACCCAATCTTCTACGCTTCCCCAGGTAAAATGTTATATTTGTCAAAAGGGGGGACATAAGGCGTGGGATTGTTATTTCAGACCAAATGCAAATAAAAGTAGGTCTGCAAGCACGTCAGCGACGTCCGGAGTAATGAGGAAAGAGGCCGCTGCGGCGACATCACAGGGAGCGCAGCGCATCGCTGAGCCCCCGCGAGACGACGCGGCGCAAATTGTGCAGGTCGACCCGGTGCAGATGATTGACGATCACGGCTGGATAAAGGTAAATGAAAAGGGATTCCGGGTGGCTTGTGGTGGATCAGGAAAAACTGGAAATTCGAAGTTAATCACCAAACCGGGAGAAGTGGAAGGACACAAAGTGACGGTAATGAGGGACAACGGCTGTACGACGGTGTTGGTGAAGAGGAGTTTGGTACCTAATTATAAGTTGACAGGTAAAAACTGTGTAGTTAAAATGGCTAATTCGGATGTATTTTGTTATCCGGAAGCAGAAATCACTGTACAGAGTCCTTTCTATACAGGAATAACTAAAGCTGTTTGTGTACCTAATCCTATATATGACTTAGTAATCGGAAATATACCAGGCGTTAGGGCAGGAAAAGATGGTGACGGTAAACACACATGTGGTGTAATGACACGTAACAGGCAGGCGCCAGAAAGGAAACCGCCACAACTTAAGGTATTGGCAGTGTCTAACATGTTAAATATGACGATCAAGCAAGCACAGCAAGAAGACAAGACCTTAGATGGAGTAAGAAAGTATGCAGAGGAAAGCAAAGAATGTTATCGTagaaagaataaggaattttCTAAGTATATACTAAAGCGAGGAGTTCTTTACAGACAAGTGAAAATTGGTAATTTAGAGAGGGAGCAACTCCTTGTTCCATCTCAGTGTCGCTCCGCCGTACTCGACTTGGCTCATTCAAGCATCATGGGAGGTCATCTGGCGACGGGAAAAACCAAAGATCGAGTGATGGAGAAGTTTTTTTGGCCCGGTATAACAAAGGACATTGAACGATATTGCAGATCGTGTGATGTGTGTCAGAGGACTGTTGATAAAGGTAAAGTACGAAGGGCAAAATTAGGGAAAATGCCAATAATTGGAGAACCTTTTTCTCGTTTAGCTGTTGATATTGTCGGCCCAATTGATCCGCGATCTTCTGACGGTTCGAGATACATCTTGACGGTAGTGGACTTCGCGACCAGATACCCGGAGGCTGTGGCACTGCAGAACATCGATACTATATCCGTGGCGGAAGCTCTG AGAAGTTCCACAGGCAAGCACAAAGTTTTCGCCATTTGA
- the LOC125047937 gene encoding uncharacterized protein LOC125047937 gives MTLLRELFDGEVKEPETRSSYEYVINLRERLEDTCPAVVVVNDEDNTEGRATTIPSYKQRETWRDVSLDSDLPADHQNDARGILQAFGDVLTDVPGKTTELEYNIELTVPEIIRVKPYPLPYRLEEDVKNELRSMLEIGIIEPSDSDYSTPILVVPKKDGNRRLC, from the exons ATGACCTTGTTAAGGGAGCTGTTTGACGGCGAAGTGAAGGAACCCGAAACGAGGTCATCATACGAATACGTTATCAATCTGCGGGAAAGGTTAGAAGACACTTGTC CGGCGGTTGTGGTGGTTAACGACGAGGATAATACAGAGGGAAGAGCAACGACAATTCCCAGTTACAAGCAGCGAGAAACCTGGAGAGATGTCTCGTTGGATTCAGACTTGCCAGCTGATCATCAAAACGACGCGAGAGGCATCCTGCAAGCGTTTGGCGACGTGCTCACCGATGTCCCAGGTAAAACAACAGAATTAGAGTATAACATTGAATTAACAGTTCCTGAAATTATAAGAGTAAAACCATATCCTTTACCGTACAGATTAGAGGAAGACGTGAAAAATGAATTACGTAGTATGCTGGAGATAGGCATAATTGAGCCTTCAGACTCTGATTATTCTACACCTATTTTAGTAGTCCCTAAAAAAGATGGAAATCGGAGACTTTGTTGA